The proteins below are encoded in one region of Candidatus Cloacimonas sp.:
- a CDS encoding STAS domain-containing protein — protein sequence MNIELVLDGKVAKMKIEGILNSENAYLLQEKLTEVFNSDATLLELDLLDCRNISSTGIGKILLFYKDFITKGGEIVVIRSSNSVYELFSMLKLNQLFTVNLG from the coding sequence ATGAACATTGAACTTGTCCTTGATGGCAAAGTAGCTAAAATGAAGATTGAAGGAATCTTAAATAGCGAAAATGCCTATCTTCTTCAGGAAAAATTAACTGAAGTATTTAATTCAGATGCCACTCTTCTGGAGCTTGATTTGCTGGATTGTCGCAACATCAGTTCAACCGGAATTGGGAAAATTTTGTTATTTTACAAGGATTTTATTACTAAGGGAGGGGAAATTGTAGTAATTAGAAGTTCCAATAGCGTATATGAATTATTTTCAATGCTAAAGCTAAATCAATTATTTACAGTTAATTTGGGCTGA
- a CDS encoding OmpA family protein: MKKLIIWLIILLSCQFALALNDNIYFINARQYYELGNYTSAKLNLEMIQAPDNQDPEYALLQGKVHLALGDYKQAHIWLTEYSKNSLATDPLVQEELLQMLNEVALYQEQKSVSVSLGKLKGAVNSSDSEYAPVFTPDGRYMYFSSLRNSNFGKENIFLSLQQNYVFSEAIEVDELCTDYNESFGSLSMDGKTAYLFGYYSKDKTNGDIYLTTLKDNGRWNKPTLIKEVSSNYYDLQPFVWRDKVMFLTSNRDGNHKNYDLFVSENINGTWSVPVNIGEVINTPYDEQSPFLSSDGKYLYFASFGHNGFGGNDIFVSTRIGNSWTQWSKPVNLGPVINSVKDDRYFTIAPDGKNAYLCSNRVGGMGQEDIYTIDLGLLDKMKEQIALLTGVKPSEETQVVPQTFQELKISGVVVDDKNHPVKTDIIWVYNLKDKTFMRIIPSDDLGTFSFTLPGDATDVAFEINTPGYKKTTGAIDIPPDKNEIFVNITLPTETGIGEGGNLAINGKVLDEENNPVKCSIRWSYVYEGELTEVIVESNNEGAFKLYTPLMDKLKYRIEEPGFAVREEIITIPKDVNSYDTIIRLVKLGNEVTLSGKVFDDNDNPLVAMVAWIYENEDEIIEYRVVTDSNGDYSISLPRIPKFQYRVSKPNYLQISGEIDIPEEQQNITKNFRLSKLEKEAVFELENVEFEFNKAVLTSRSLEILEPVLATMKENETLEIELSGHTDNIGSKQYNQKLSEARAQAVADYLIKNGIDQKRIKTIGYGFDKPIASNSTPEGRQKNRRTEMKILGIEYKEDSYEDLEKEFMQAEKKARVVKTISKDSAYTVTKTGIPSSLEAQFKTMIQQALAGNKQFSVKVDLFLNNGKIQSANVQDLLGNLDEETTEDIADMMLGWKVQSQGRDIYSFTVKK; the protein is encoded by the coding sequence ATGAAGAAACTAATAATCTGGTTGATAATCCTCCTATCCTGCCAGTTTGCTCTTGCTTTAAATGATAATATCTATTTTATTAATGCCCGGCAATATTATGAACTGGGTAATTATACATCCGCCAAGCTAAATCTGGAGATGATTCAAGCGCCGGATAATCAAGACCCGGAATATGCCTTGTTACAAGGAAAAGTTCATCTTGCTTTGGGAGATTACAAACAGGCACATATTTGGCTTACTGAATATAGCAAAAATTCCCTGGCTACAGACCCCTTAGTGCAAGAAGAATTGCTGCAGATGTTAAATGAGGTTGCCTTGTATCAGGAACAAAAATCTGTTTCGGTTTCTTTGGGAAAACTGAAGGGCGCTGTTAATTCAAGTGATTCAGAATATGCTCCGGTATTTACACCAGATGGCAGATATATGTATTTCAGTTCTCTCCGAAACAGTAATTTTGGTAAGGAAAATATTTTTCTGTCTTTGCAGCAGAATTATGTATTCAGTGAGGCAATTGAAGTAGATGAACTCTGCACCGATTATAATGAATCGTTTGGCTCTCTATCTATGGATGGCAAAACTGCTTATTTATTCGGGTATTATTCCAAAGATAAGACCAATGGTGATATTTATCTTACAACTCTGAAAGATAACGGTCGTTGGAACAAACCAACTTTGATTAAAGAGGTCTCCAGTAATTATTATGATTTGCAACCCTTTGTCTGGCGAGATAAAGTTATGTTTTTAACCAGCAATCGTGACGGCAATCATAAGAATTATGATCTTTTTGTTTCAGAGAATATAAACGGAACCTGGTCTGTTCCTGTTAATATTGGCGAGGTTATCAATACTCCTTATGACGAGCAATCCCCTTTCCTGAGTTCTGATGGAAAATATCTATATTTTGCCTCTTTCGGGCATAACGGTTTTGGCGGAAATGATATCTTTGTTTCCACGCGGATAGGAAATTCCTGGACACAATGGAGCAAACCGGTAAATTTAGGACCCGTTATCAATTCCGTGAAAGATGATCGCTATTTTACAATTGCTCCTGATGGCAAAAATGCCTATTTGTGTTCCAACAGAGTTGGAGGAATGGGACAGGAAGATATCTATACGATAGACCTTGGTTTACTGGATAAGATGAAGGAACAAATTGCCTTACTAACAGGAGTGAAGCCCAGTGAAGAAACACAGGTTGTTCCCCAAACATTTCAAGAGTTGAAAATCAGCGGTGTAGTTGTGGACGATAAAAATCATCCGGTAAAGACGGATATTATATGGGTTTATAATCTGAAAGATAAAACCTTTATGCGTATTATTCCATCCGATGATTTGGGAACTTTTTCCTTCACTTTACCCGGGGATGCTACCGATGTTGCTTTTGAAATAAATACTCCCGGTTATAAAAAGACGACCGGAGCCATAGATATTCCTCCAGATAAGAATGAGATATTTGTAAATATCACTCTTCCCACAGAAACAGGTATTGGAGAAGGTGGAAATCTTGCCATCAACGGCAAAGTTCTAGATGAGGAAAATAATCCTGTTAAGTGCAGTATTCGGTGGAGCTATGTTTATGAGGGTGAATTAACCGAAGTTATTGTAGAAAGCAATAATGAGGGTGCCTTTAAACTCTATACTCCCCTTATGGATAAGCTTAAATACAGAATTGAAGAACCCGGCTTTGCAGTGCGGGAAGAAATTATAACTATTCCCAAGGATGTGAATAGTTATGACACAATTATTCGTTTAGTAAAATTGGGGAATGAAGTTACGCTTAGCGGTAAGGTCTTTGACGATAATGATAATCCTTTGGTTGCTATGGTTGCCTGGATTTATGAAAATGAAGATGAAATTATTGAATATCGGGTTGTAACTGATAGTAACGGTGATTATAGCATTTCGTTGCCGCGTATCCCCAAATTTCAATACCGTGTTTCCAAACCAAACTATTTGCAGATTTCGGGTGAGATAGATATTCCGGAAGAGCAACAAAATATTACTAAGAATTTCCGCTTGTCCAAATTGGAAAAAGAAGCTGTCTTTGAACTGGAGAATGTAGAATTTGAGTTTAATAAGGCAGTTCTTACTTCCAGGTCTCTGGAAATCCTGGAACCGGTTTTGGCTACTATGAAGGAAAATGAGACCCTGGAAATTGAGCTTTCGGGGCATACAGATAATATTGGCAGTAAACAGTATAATCAAAAACTTTCCGAAGCCCGCGCACAAGCTGTTGCAGATTACCTAATCAAAAACGGCATTGATCAGAAACGCATTAAAACCATCGGCTACGGATTTGATAAACCTATTGCCTCCAATTCTACTCCTGAAGGAAGACAGAAGAACCGCAGAACCGAAATGAAAATCCTGGGAATTGAATATAAAGAGGATAGTTACGAAGACCTGGAAAAAGAATTTATGCAGGCAGAGAAAAAAGCCCGCGTGGTAAAAACAATTTCCAAAGATTCTGCCTATACTGTTACGAAAACCGGAATTCCTTCCTCCCTGGAAGCACAGTTTAAAACTATGATTCAACAAGCATTAGCCGGCAATAAACAATTCAGCGTAAAAGTTGACCTTTTCCTGAATAACGGCAAAATCCAATCGGCAAATGTGCAAGACCTTTTGGGTAATCTGGATGAAGAAACAACAGAAGATATTGCTGATATGATGCTGGGTTGGAAAGTTCAATCTCAAGGCAGGGATATTTATTCCTTTACGGTGAAAAAATAA
- a CDS encoding response regulator, with amino-acid sequence MKPRILVVDDSSSLVLSLSELLKINGFEIDTAFSGIEALHKTEAEEYDLVICDIEMPGMNGLEFLSRIRKDYEKDLEVILMTGYLENQYFIEAIRLGASDFIHKPIDSKQLLRSIQTVLKRRKKHKDFSGFYHNLEKAEFHFELNPNNFSKFDVSEVFHYFLKQNLNLSHNVLNEILICLDEMVYNAYIHGTLGLNMQERVLEHNKLQNLINERLQQPEYASRRMRFHFCLCNNANTIKISVEDDGPGFDYKIWINRVANDPKLNLEDNGRGIAMLYHLADKLEFEDEGRKVTICKNIPVNNRK; translated from the coding sequence ATGAAACCTCGCATTCTGGTAGTGGATGATAGCAGTTCTCTGGTTTTAAGTTTATCCGAGCTGCTTAAAATTAACGGTTTTGAGATAGATACAGCTTTTAGTGGCATTGAAGCATTACATAAAACCGAAGCCGAAGAATATGATTTGGTAATTTGTGATATTGAGATGCCCGGAATGAACGGTTTGGAATTTCTTTCCCGCATCCGCAAGGATTACGAAAAGGATTTGGAAGTTATCCTGATGACAGGTTATCTGGAGAATCAATATTTCATTGAGGCAATTCGGCTTGGAGCTTCCGATTTTATTCATAAGCCCATAGACAGCAAGCAGTTATTGCGTTCCATTCAGACCGTTTTAAAACGCCGGAAAAAGCACAAAGATTTCAGTGGATTTTACCATAACCTGGAGAAAGCGGAGTTTCATTTTGAACTTAATCCCAACAATTTCTCCAAATTTGATGTCTCGGAAGTTTTTCATTACTTTCTAAAGCAGAATTTGAACTTATCACACAATGTATTGAACGAGATTTTAATCTGTTTGGACGAAATGGTTTACAACGCCTATATTCATGGAACTCTTGGCTTAAATATGCAGGAACGGGTATTAGAACACAATAAGCTGCAAAATTTAATTAATGAACGGCTGCAACAACCTGAATATGCCTCCCGAAGAATGCGTTTTCACTTTTGTCTTTGTAATAATGCAAATACTATTAAAATCTCCGTTGAAGACGATGGTCCCGGTTTTGACTATAAGATATGGATTAACAGAGTGGCAAACGACCCCAAACTGAATTTGGAAGATAATGGCAGGGGAATTGCTATGCTCTATCATCTTGCAGATAAATTGGAGTTTGAAGATGAAGGCAGAAAGGTTACCATCTGCAAAAATATACCGGTTAACAATAGAAAATGA
- a CDS encoding Omp28-related outer membrane protein has protein sequence MKKILLTLVFTGVLLFIFAVPRNLVVVEISTGTWCTYCPGAAMGADDLIANGQPAAIIENHTGDSFANAYSNARNSYYNPGGVPTAYFDGLNAVEGGDHNQSMYSYYLPRVTSRIAVASKYTISATGSLDGNNLNIVATVAKPEADTNTNVLLHCVVTESHIQYSWQGQTHLNFVNRLMLPNQSGTAVSLATGEEQTYNLTGVFNSAWNINTCEVVLFLQNSATKEILQGVKYPLPGLVGVNPVSATELSFPETYIGDSNSLSFTVNNFFNFTVTGTISSSNPVFVPEQTNFSIEPYQSCTVNVDFVPASAVPYTGTLTLNSNLSGYNVVQIPLTGTGFNNAPPVAANLIIAGPPVVYQGITVLYDFSDPDGDAEGTTQFQWMQMFNNQPVIIPNATQQTYTIQPEDLDYSIACQITPFDQHGMAGTPVLSSPTIPIEDLPAPQNLTGTFTPPNTVTLHWQKPIHYQGKAFSGYRIFRDGSTLYNLMNPDSLSYTDINVPDGTHTYWVCSIFTYPLLVSNPSNSITVMVNVPNDDEIASALNNVCAYPNPFKGNTTFKISGKSNRPVTIEIYNLKGQLIKRLATKTDQNGSAQLSWNTLDENTKPVRNGIYFYRTICDSSSETGKLILLK, from the coding sequence ATGAAAAAAATTCTCTTAACCCTCGTTTTTACCGGTGTCCTGCTATTTATCTTTGCAGTGCCCCGAAATTTGGTAGTTGTAGAAATTTCTACCGGAACCTGGTGTACTTATTGTCCAGGAGCCGCTATGGGTGCCGATGACTTAATAGCAAATGGCCAGCCGGCAGCTATCATTGAAAATCATACCGGTGATAGCTTTGCCAATGCTTATTCTAATGCCCGAAATAGTTATTACAATCCAGGCGGTGTTCCTACTGCTTATTTTGACGGATTAAATGCTGTGGAGGGTGGTGACCATAACCAATCAATGTATTCTTATTACCTGCCCAGAGTTACATCGCGTATTGCTGTTGCTTCCAAATATACCATTTCCGCGACCGGTTCTCTGGATGGAAATAATTTGAACATTGTTGCTACAGTTGCCAAACCGGAAGCTGACACTAATACCAATGTCCTTTTACATTGCGTTGTTACCGAATCACATATTCAGTATTCCTGGCAGGGTCAGACGCATCTTAATTTTGTAAACCGCTTGATGTTACCTAATCAAAGCGGAACCGCCGTTTCTCTTGCCACGGGAGAAGAGCAGACCTATAATCTTACCGGAGTATTTAATTCTGCATGGAATATCAACACTTGTGAAGTAGTTCTTTTCCTGCAGAATAGTGCCACTAAAGAAATCCTTCAAGGAGTTAAGTATCCTTTGCCCGGTCTGGTGGGAGTTAATCCTGTTTCGGCAACCGAACTAAGTTTTCCCGAAACTTATATTGGAGACAGCAACAGTTTGTCTTTTACGGTGAATAACTTTTTTAATTTTACCGTAACCGGCACGATTTCTTCATCCAATCCTGTTTTTGTTCCTGAACAGACCAATTTCAGCATTGAACCCTATCAATCCTGCACTGTCAATGTAGATTTCGTTCCTGCTTCTGCAGTTCCATATACAGGAACCTTAACTTTAAACAGCAATCTAAGTGGCTACAATGTAGTTCAGATTCCCCTTACCGGAACCGGTTTTAATAATGCCCCGCCAGTTGCCGCCAATTTAATTATAGCAGGTCCTCCTGTCGTTTATCAGGGAATAACCGTTCTCTATGATTTTTCCGATCCTGATGGCGATGCCGAAGGCACTACTCAATTCCAATGGATGCAGATGTTCAATAATCAACCGGTTATAATTCCTAATGCTACTCAACAGACCTATACCATTCAACCGGAAGATTTGGATTATTCAATTGCCTGTCAAATAACCCCGTTTGACCAACATGGTATGGCTGGAACTCCGGTTCTAAGTTCTCCTACTATTCCTATTGAAGATTTACCCGCACCGCAAAATCTTACGGGAACTTTTACTCCTCCCAATACCGTTACCCTGCATTGGCAAAAACCAATTCACTATCAGGGAAAGGCATTTAGTGGTTATCGCATTTTCCGCGATGGTTCAACGCTGTATAATTTAATGAACCCGGATTCCCTCTCCTATACAGATATAAATGTTCCAGATGGAACTCATACCTATTGGGTTTGTTCCATTTTCACCTATCCGCTATTAGTTTCTAATCCCTCAAATTCTATTACTGTTATGGTGAATGTGCCCAATGATGATGAAATTGCATCTGCTCTTAATAATGTTTGTGCCTACCCCAATCCTTTCAAAGGAAATACTACCTTCAAAATTTCGGGCAAATCAAACCGCCCTGTCACTATTGAAATCTATAATTTGAAAGGGCAACTGATAAAGCGTTTAGCAACTAAAACCGACCAAAACGGTTCAGCTCAGCTTAGTTGGAATACCTTGGATGAAAACACCAAGCCGGTTAGAAACGGGATTTATTTCTACCGCACGATTTGCGATAGCTCCAGCGAAACCGGAAAATTGATTCTGCTGAAATAG
- the fusA gene encoding elongation factor G has product MDTDADSPLTKIRNIGIMAHIDAGKTTTTERILFYSGYLHKMGEVHNGNTFTDWMEQEKERGITITSATVTCFWNNCQINIIDTPGHVDFTAEVERSLRVLDGAIGVFCAVGGVEPQSETVWNQANRYYVPRLAYINKMDRIGADYFHCIQMIRERLTPNAFPVNFPMGSEDNFEGVIDLITMQAFYFDPLTYGYEVKHTAIPEKYLESAKRMREELLEKVSEFSDELMLQFLEGEEISVSILKEAIRKGTISCQFVPVFCGSSLKNKGIQLLLDGICDFLPSPLDIGDTQGFEPVTHNPVNISPDPKGPLVALAFKVQVDKYVGRLVYIRVYSGTLKKGGSFINQTNDKKERVSRILQMMSNRKNDLDNLHSGDIGAIVGSRFLMTGDTITDGSTAVLLSKMHFPDTVISMAIEPKTKADQENLNIALQRLEEEDPTFRVHIDKDTGQTLISGMGELHLEIIVERLRREFGVAVNQGNPQVSYKETITKEVETEEVFQRELNGKGNYAYVKFRLSPIPLKDLPDDARNIFINKVTEEQIPQEFWKPIEDAVFNALNDGPLISSNVERVCIELIDGNFNPVDSNELAYRIATGIAIGKGLRAASPVIMEPIMLLSVIAPDESVGDILNDINAKRGKIDIMRRENEFKQEIVAEMPLSELFGYATRIRSLSQGRAIYTLEFKKYEICPVQVQNAVLKRIRGYVE; this is encoded by the coding sequence ATGGATACCGATGCGGATAGTCCGCTTACTAAAATACGCAATATAGGGATAATGGCTCATATTGATGCCGGAAAGACAACAACCACAGAACGCATTCTGTTCTATTCAGGATATCTGCATAAAATGGGTGAAGTGCATAATGGAAATACTTTTACGGACTGGATGGAACAGGAAAAGGAAAGAGGAATAACAATTACTTCTGCCACCGTTACTTGTTTCTGGAATAACTGTCAGATAAATATTATTGATACTCCCGGGCATGTAGATTTTACGGCTGAAGTAGAACGCTCCTTGCGTGTTTTAGATGGTGCGATAGGTGTTTTTTGTGCGGTTGGAGGCGTGGAACCACAATCAGAAACAGTTTGGAATCAAGCAAATCGTTATTATGTTCCCCGCTTGGCGTATATCAACAAAATGGATCGGATTGGAGCGGATTATTTTCATTGCATACAAATGATTAGAGAGCGGCTTACTCCTAATGCTTTTCCGGTGAATTTTCCGATGGGCAGTGAAGATAACTTTGAAGGGGTGATAGATTTAATCACGATGCAGGCATTTTATTTTGATCCTTTAACTTATGGCTATGAAGTGAAGCACACGGCAATTCCGGAAAAATATCTGGAAAGTGCAAAAAGGATGCGGGAAGAGCTTTTGGAAAAGGTAAGCGAATTCAGTGACGAACTTATGCTGCAGTTTCTGGAAGGAGAAGAGATTTCTGTAAGTATCTTAAAAGAGGCAATTCGCAAGGGGACGATCAGCTGTCAATTTGTGCCTGTTTTTTGCGGAAGTTCGTTAAAAAACAAAGGTATTCAACTTCTTTTGGATGGAATATGTGATTTTTTACCTTCACCGCTTGATATAGGTGATACGCAAGGTTTTGAACCCGTAACGCATAACCCCGTTAATATCAGTCCTGACCCCAAAGGACCTCTGGTAGCTTTAGCTTTCAAAGTGCAAGTTGATAAATATGTGGGGCGTCTTGTTTACATAAGGGTTTATTCCGGCACTTTAAAGAAAGGCGGTTCTTTTATAAATCAGACCAATGATAAAAAAGAACGGGTTTCCCGCATTTTGCAAATGATGAGTAACCGTAAAAACGATTTGGATAATCTCCATTCAGGAGATATTGGAGCGATTGTCGGCTCCAGATTTTTAATGACCGGAGATACTATTACCGATGGTTCAACAGCAGTATTGCTTTCCAAAATGCACTTTCCCGATACTGTAATTTCTATGGCTATTGAGCCCAAAACGAAAGCAGACCAGGAAAATCTGAATATTGCTTTGCAGCGGTTGGAAGAAGAAGACCCTACCTTTAGAGTGCATATTGATAAGGATACGGGACAGACATTGATTTCCGGAATGGGAGAATTGCATTTGGAAATAATTGTAGAGCGTTTACGCAGAGAATTCGGAGTAGCAGTAAATCAAGGCAATCCTCAGGTCTCCTACAAAGAAACCATCACCAAAGAAGTGGAAACGGAAGAAGTTTTCCAGCGTGAACTGAACGGAAAGGGAAATTATGCTTATGTGAAATTCCGGTTAAGCCCAATTCCGTTAAAAGACCTCCCGGATGATGCCAGGAACATCTTTATCAACAAAGTGACGGAAGAACAAATCCCGCAGGAATTTTGGAAACCGATTGAAGACGCTGTCTTTAATGCTTTGAATGACGGACCTCTTATCAGCAGTAATGTTGAACGAGTTTGCATTGAGCTTATAGACGGTAACTTTAATCCTGTAGATTCCAATGAGCTTGCCTATCGCATTGCTACAGGAATTGCTATTGGTAAAGGGCTGAGAGCTGCTTCGCCGGTAATTATGGAACCGATTATGTTGCTATCGGTTATTGCTCCGGATGAATCTGTGGGGGATATTCTTAACGATATTAATGCTAAGCGGGGAAAAATTGATATTATGCGCAGGGAGAATGAATTCAAACAGGAAATTGTAGCGGAAATGCCTCTATCCGAACTTTTTGGCTATGCTACCCGGATTCGTTCTTTAAGTCAAGGCAGAGCAATATACACTTTGGAATTCAAGAAGTATGAAATCTGTCCCGTCCAGGTTCAAAACGCAGTTTTAAAAAGAATTCGCGGTTATGTGGAATAA
- a CDS encoding HD domain-containing protein gives MRNDELTNIFNEIRAAYESTLGKRAFHSVNAWRSKKEEPDIMRSQFAVDRDRILYSGAYRRYHGKTQVFSFTNMIDEEMTNRNLHIAYVSQIARTIGKYLKLNTELIEAIALGHDLGHCPFGHDGENTLSLCCVKYGIGEFHHNIESLHIVDHISRKGKGLNLTFQVRDGIISHDGEVHNTQLIPQTNKTEEDIQNYILAKKAGRDIQFMPATLEGCVVRITDTIAYIGQDIEDAIRFNILNRDELPPEQVAYLGNTNSQIIETLIKSVIVNSYDQDFIAFDKETSEHLLALKKFNYKRIYTDDNVKKSNSIIYRTMPILFDIYLNDIQENNRESKIFKHFLNHKFPEYLDNFSPAEQVRDFIATMTDRYYNEEIKAYLLPWRG, from the coding sequence ATGAGGAATGACGAACTAACCAATATCTTCAATGAAATCAGAGCTGCTTACGAAAGCACTTTAGGCAAGCGTGCTTTTCATTCTGTAAATGCCTGGCGCAGTAAAAAAGAAGAGCCGGATATTATGCGTTCCCAATTTGCCGTGGATAGAGATAGAATTCTTTACAGTGGTGCTTACCGTCGCTACCATGGAAAAACACAGGTTTTCTCTTTCACCAATATGATTGATGAAGAAATGACTAACCGCAATCTGCATATTGCCTATGTTTCCCAAATCGCACGCACTATAGGAAAATATCTGAAACTAAACACGGAATTGATTGAGGCAATTGCCTTGGGGCATGATTTGGGGCATTGTCCTTTTGGTCATGATGGTGAGAATACTCTTTCCCTGTGTTGTGTGAAATACGGTATCGGGGAATTTCATCACAACATTGAAAGTTTGCACATCGTAGATCACATTTCCCGCAAGGGGAAAGGACTGAATTTAACTTTTCAGGTACGAGACGGCATAATTTCCCACGATGGAGAAGTGCACAACACGCAGCTAATTCCTCAAACCAATAAAACCGAGGAGGATATTCAGAATTATATTTTGGCTAAAAAAGCCGGCAGGGATATTCAATTTATGCCAGCTACTCTGGAAGGATGTGTAGTTCGCATTACCGATACTATTGCCTATATAGGACAAGATATAGAAGATGCCATTCGTTTTAATATTCTTAATAGAGATGAGCTTCCTCCAGAGCAGGTTGCCTATTTGGGCAATACTAATAGTCAGATAATTGAAACCCTCATCAAAAGCGTGATTGTAAATAGCTACGATCAGGATTTCATTGCTTTTGATAAAGAGACCAGTGAGCATCTTTTGGCTTTGAAAAAATTCAATTACAAAAGAATTTACACCGATGATAATGTGAAAAAATCAAATTCCATTATTTACCGCACAATGCCTATCCTTTTTGATATTTACTTGAATGACATCCAGGAAAATAATCGGGAATCCAAAATATTCAAACATTTCCTGAACCACAAATTTCCCGAATACCTGGATAATTTCTCGCCGGCAGAACAAGTGCGCGATTTTATAGCAACAATGACAGACCGCTATTACAACGAAGAAATTAAGGCATATCTTCTCCCCTGGAGAGGATAA